The Micromonospora sp. WMMD961 genome has a segment encoding these proteins:
- a CDS encoding ABC transporter ATP-binding protein translates to MSGGGMAGWSMLRSMRNRDDVSAHRLKRGVARRIVAFARPYRRDIVVFLATVVLAAIIGVATPVLAGDVINEINRGGTEAGRQVVRLALFIAGLAVADALLSLAQRWYSARIGEGIIFNLRTRVYDHVQRMPLQFFTRTQTGALVSRLNNDVLGAQRAFTSTLSGVVSNVIQLVLTAAVMFTLSWQITALSLVLLPIFIIPARRVGRRLADITREAYNLDAKMNATMTERFGVAGALLVKLFGQPEIEARRFGDRAERVRDIGIQSAMYSRTFFVAMLLVASLAQALTYGLGGWLAVTGGVSAGTVVTLALLLTRLYGPLTALSNVRVDVMSALVSFDRVFEVLDLKPGIVEKPDAVPVPRGAGRVDFRDVRFRYPSASEVSLASLEEVATLDRTVNEPVLKGVSFSVQPGQMVALVGPSGAGKSTLSMLISRIYDVSDGQVLVGGVDVRDATLASLRDEIGVVTQDSHLFHETIAENLRYAKPDATDDEIWAALAGAQVADLVRALPDGLDTTVGERGYRFSGGEKQRIAIARLLLKAPSIVILDEATAHLDSESEAAVQRALAVALTGRTALVIAHRLSTVRDADQILVLDDGRIVERGRHDELVAVGGLYAELYRTQFAVADSPTPFVDATGPEPVVMPLGTYRADEVLPPAAAN, encoded by the coding sequence ATGTCCGGCGGTGGCATGGCCGGGTGGAGCATGCTCCGGTCGATGCGCAACCGCGACGACGTCTCCGCCCACCGGCTCAAGCGGGGGGTGGCCCGGCGCATCGTGGCCTTCGCCCGGCCCTACCGGCGTGACATCGTCGTCTTCCTGGCCACCGTGGTGCTGGCCGCGATCATCGGTGTGGCCACCCCGGTGCTCGCTGGCGACGTGATCAACGAGATCAACCGGGGCGGCACCGAGGCGGGCCGGCAGGTGGTCCGCCTGGCCCTGTTCATCGCCGGGCTGGCGGTCGCCGACGCGCTGCTGTCGCTGGCCCAACGGTGGTATTCCGCCCGGATCGGCGAGGGCATCATCTTCAACCTGCGCACCCGGGTCTACGACCACGTGCAGCGGATGCCGTTGCAGTTCTTCACCCGTACCCAGACCGGCGCCCTGGTCAGCCGGCTCAACAACGACGTGCTCGGCGCCCAGCGGGCGTTCACCTCCACCCTGTCCGGTGTGGTCAGCAACGTCATCCAACTGGTGCTCACCGCGGCGGTGATGTTCACCCTCTCCTGGCAGATCACCGCGCTCTCGCTGGTGCTGCTGCCGATCTTCATCATTCCGGCGCGCCGGGTCGGTCGACGGCTGGCGGACATCACCCGGGAGGCGTACAACCTCGACGCCAAGATGAACGCGACCATGACCGAGCGGTTCGGGGTGGCCGGCGCGTTGCTGGTCAAACTCTTCGGTCAGCCCGAGATCGAGGCCCGCCGGTTCGGAGACCGGGCCGAACGGGTCCGCGACATCGGCATCCAGTCCGCGATGTACTCCCGCACGTTCTTCGTGGCGATGCTGCTGGTGGCCTCGCTGGCGCAGGCGCTCACCTACGGCCTCGGCGGCTGGCTCGCGGTCACCGGCGGCGTCAGCGCGGGCACCGTCGTGACGCTCGCGTTGCTGCTCACCCGCCTGTACGGTCCGCTCACCGCGCTCTCCAACGTCCGGGTGGACGTGATGAGTGCCCTGGTCTCGTTCGACCGGGTCTTCGAGGTGCTCGACCTCAAGCCGGGCATCGTGGAGAAGCCCGACGCGGTGCCGGTGCCCCGGGGCGCCGGCCGGGTCGACTTCCGCGACGTGCGATTCCGCTACCCGAGCGCTTCCGAGGTCTCCCTCGCCTCGCTGGAAGAGGTCGCCACGCTCGACCGCACCGTCAACGAGCCGGTGCTCAAGGGTGTCTCGTTCAGCGTGCAGCCGGGCCAGATGGTCGCGCTGGTCGGCCCGTCCGGGGCCGGCAAGTCGACCCTGTCGATGCTCATCTCCCGGATCTACGACGTCAGCGACGGGCAGGTGCTGGTCGGTGGGGTGGACGTACGCGACGCGACGCTGGCGTCCCTGCGCGACGAGATCGGTGTGGTCACCCAGGATTCGCACCTGTTCCACGAGACGATCGCCGAGAACCTGCGCTACGCCAAGCCGGACGCCACCGACGACGAGATCTGGGCGGCGCTGGCCGGGGCGCAGGTGGCCGATCTGGTCCGGGCGCTGCCCGACGGTCTGGACACCACCGTCGGGGAGCGCGGCTACCGGTTCTCCGGCGGCGAGAAGCAGCGCATCGCGATCGCCCGGCTGCTGCTCAAGGCGCCGTCGATCGTGATCCTCGACGAGGCGACCGCCCACCTGGATTCGGAGAGCGAGGCGGCGGTGCAGCGGGCGTTGGCGGTGGCGCTGACCGGCCGGACCGCCCTGGTGATCGCGCACCGGCTCTCCACCGTGCGCGACGCCGACCAGATCCTGGTCCTGGACGATGGGCGGATCGTCGAGCGGGGGCGGCACGACGAGCTGGTGGCGGTCGGCGGGCTCTACGCCGAGCTGTACCGGACCCAGTTCGCGGTCGCCGACTCGCCCACCCCGTTCGTCGACGCGACCGGCCCCGAGCCGGTCGTCATGCCGTTGGGCACGTACCGCGCCGACGAGGTGCTGCCGCCCGCTGCGGCGAATTGA
- a CDS encoding SAM-dependent methyltransferase: MTAQTHWQAWHEPYADATSPLSRRLRLVQQHIAWWLDQRSGERLTVVSACAGQGHDLIGVLAARPDAHRIHGTLLEYDTGNVSAAQAAADQAGLPNLVIKQSDAGQLSSYIGAVPADLVLMVGVFGNTSDADIRRTIAALPQLCAAGAMVIWTRTRRAPDLTPAVRGWLSNIGFVEAAFHAPDDTRFSVGVHLFGGTPQPLSARGKIFTFLK; the protein is encoded by the coding sequence ATGACCGCCCAAACTCACTGGCAGGCGTGGCACGAACCCTACGCCGATGCAACGTCCCCCTTGTCGCGTCGACTGCGGCTGGTGCAACAGCACATCGCCTGGTGGCTTGATCAGCGTTCAGGCGAACGGCTGACTGTGGTGAGCGCGTGCGCGGGGCAGGGCCATGACCTCATCGGGGTCCTTGCCGCACGGCCTGACGCTCATCGAATACACGGCACCCTGCTTGAGTACGACACGGGCAACGTCTCCGCCGCACAAGCCGCCGCCGATCAGGCCGGGCTCCCCAATCTCGTCATCAAACAGTCCGACGCGGGTCAGCTCTCTTCATACATCGGGGCAGTTCCGGCCGATCTGGTGCTTATGGTCGGAGTCTTCGGCAATACCTCGGACGCCGACATACGGCGAACGATCGCTGCCCTACCCCAGCTGTGCGCGGCGGGTGCCATGGTGATCTGGACCAGGACGCGACGGGCACCGGACCTGACGCCAGCCGTGCGGGGATGGCTTTCGAACATTGGCTTCGTGGAGGCGGCGTTCCACGCTCCGGACGACACGCGATTTTCCGTCGGCGTCCACCTGTTTGGAGGCACGCCGCAGCCCCTGAGTGCCAGGGGAAAGATCTTTACTTTCCTGAAGTGA
- a CDS encoding DUF692 domain-containing protein yields the protein MTGPSGIGIGWRPEIAGFVADLPGLRFVEVVAEAVPASGPLPPGLAQLRERAVTVVPHGVRLSLGGAEPVDPARVAHLAAVAQALDAPLVSEHIAFVRAGGLEAGHLLPLPRNREAVDAVCANVARAQAELPVPIALEPIAALLEWPDDELDEADFLTEILDRTGALLLLDVANVHANAHNRGGDPLALLDRLPLERIAYVHVAGGAEHGGFYHDTHTDPVPAAVLELVGALCARQRPPALLLERDGHYPPAAVLRSELDALASTAGFPAVT from the coding sequence ATGACCGGGCCGTCCGGGATCGGCATCGGTTGGCGTCCGGAGATCGCCGGCTTCGTGGCCGACCTGCCCGGCCTTCGGTTCGTCGAGGTGGTGGCCGAGGCGGTGCCCGCATCCGGGCCGCTCCCGCCGGGCTTGGCACAGCTACGCGAACGCGCGGTGACCGTCGTACCCCACGGGGTGCGGCTGTCCCTCGGCGGCGCCGAGCCGGTCGACCCGGCCCGGGTCGCCCACCTGGCCGCGGTGGCGCAAGCCCTGGACGCCCCGCTGGTCAGCGAGCACATCGCGTTCGTCCGGGCCGGCGGCCTGGAGGCCGGGCACCTGCTCCCGCTGCCGCGCAACCGGGAGGCGGTCGACGCGGTCTGCGCCAACGTGGCCCGGGCCCAGGCCGAGCTGCCGGTGCCGATCGCGCTGGAACCGATCGCCGCGTTGCTCGAGTGGCCCGACGACGAGTTGGACGAGGCGGACTTCCTCACCGAGATCCTGGACCGGACCGGGGCCCTGCTGCTGCTCGACGTCGCCAACGTGCACGCCAACGCCCACAACCGGGGCGGCGACCCGCTCGCGTTGCTGGACCGTCTGCCGCTGGAGCGGATCGCGTACGTCCACGTGGCCGGCGGCGCCGAACACGGCGGCTTCTACCACGACACCCACACCGATCCGGTGCCGGCGGCGGTGCTGGAACTGGTCGGAGCGCTCTGCGCCCGGCAGCGACCGCCAGCGCTGCTGCTGGAACGGGACGGCCACTACCCGCCGGCGGCCGTACTCCGCTCCGAACTGGACGCCCTGGCCAGCACCGCCGGCTTTCCGGCCGTCACATGA
- the mug gene encoding G/U mismatch-specific DNA glycosylase — protein MTPDPATHPRPTRADLAAATDRTIEDVLAPRLSVLFVGINPGLWSAATGWHFARPGNRFWPALHLGGFTPRLLHPSEQGELPALGLGITNMAARASARADELSSDELLDGAAILTDKVSRYRPHWVAVVGVTAYRIGFQRPKAAFGPQPELLAGARLWVLPNPSGLNAHFTPVTLGAAFAELRMSTGLPDRRPA, from the coding sequence GTGACCCCCGACCCGGCCACGCACCCCCGACCGACCAGGGCGGACCTGGCCGCCGCCACCGACCGGACCATCGAGGACGTGCTCGCGCCACGGTTGTCGGTGCTCTTCGTCGGGATCAACCCCGGTCTCTGGTCGGCCGCCACCGGCTGGCACTTCGCCCGCCCGGGCAACCGGTTCTGGCCGGCGCTGCACCTGGGCGGGTTCACCCCTCGGCTGCTGCACCCCAGCGAGCAGGGCGAGCTGCCCGCCCTCGGCCTCGGCATCACCAACATGGCCGCCCGGGCCAGCGCCCGCGCGGACGAGCTGAGCAGCGACGAACTGCTCGACGGGGCGGCGATCCTGACCGACAAGGTGAGCCGGTACCGGCCGCACTGGGTGGCGGTGGTGGGGGTGACCGCGTACCGGATCGGTTTTCAGCGGCCGAAGGCCGCCTTCGGCCCGCAACCGGAGTTGCTGGCCGGCGCTCGGCTGTGGGTGCTGCCCAACCCGAGCGGCCTGAACGCGCACTTCACCCCGGTCACCCTGGGCGCCGCGTTCGCCGAGCTGCGGATGTCCACGGGTCTGCCGGACCGCCGCCCGGCCTGA
- a CDS encoding SDR family oxidoreductase — MDLGLTDRVYVLTGASRGLGYATAQSLVADGARVVLSARDPDAVAAAAEQLGGPEHAVGLTADLTDPETPEQLVEAAREHFGRLDGALISVGGPPAGNAAAITDEQWRLSFETVFLGTIRAVRTVANALPEGGAIGLVLSTSARGPVPGLGISNGLRPGLVGAAKDIADDYGPRGVRVVGLLPGRIMTDRNRQLFAATGDPDRARAEAEANIPLRRLGDPAEFGRVAAFVLSPAASYLTGITLPVDGGALRGL, encoded by the coding sequence ATGGATCTCGGACTGACCGACCGCGTGTACGTCCTCACCGGCGCCTCCCGCGGTCTGGGTTACGCGACCGCGCAGAGCCTGGTCGCAGACGGTGCACGGGTGGTGCTCTCGGCACGGGACCCGGACGCGGTGGCCGCCGCCGCAGAGCAGCTGGGTGGCCCGGAGCACGCCGTCGGGCTGACCGCCGACCTGACCGACCCGGAGACCCCGGAGCAACTCGTCGAGGCAGCCCGGGAGCACTTCGGTCGGCTCGACGGCGCGTTGATCTCGGTCGGCGGCCCGCCGGCGGGCAACGCCGCGGCGATCACCGACGAGCAGTGGCGACTCTCCTTCGAGACCGTCTTCCTGGGCACCATCCGCGCGGTGCGCACGGTCGCCAACGCGCTGCCCGAGGGCGGCGCGATCGGGCTGGTGCTCTCCACCTCGGCGCGTGGCCCGGTGCCCGGTCTCGGCATCTCCAACGGGCTGCGGCCCGGCCTGGTCGGGGCAGCCAAGGACATCGCCGACGACTACGGCCCACGCGGGGTACGCGTGGTCGGCCTGCTACCCGGCCGGATCATGACCGACCGCAATCGGCAACTCTTCGCCGCGACCGGCGACCCGGATCGCGCCCGCGCCGAGGCGGAGGCCAACATCCCGCTGCGCCGGCTCGGCGACCCGGCCGAGTTCGGTCGGGTGGCCGCGTTCGTGCTCTCCCCCGCCGCGAGCTACCTCACCGGAATCACCCTCCCGGTCGACGGCGGCGCGCTACGCGGGCTGTGA